From one Rhopalosiphum padi isolate XX-2018 chromosome 2, ASM2088224v1, whole genome shotgun sequence genomic stretch:
- the LOC132922629 gene encoding uncharacterized protein LOC132922629 has protein sequence MNENKMNNDEFQEINDQEQEPQIAIELDNEIIQLPLSTFNDILDREITDYILNDETDEDNIIDPKELVNVEVWKKRYKDLEIQAKAFHIIVKNFERDLKKDMFAQPQRCMAASVSQDVKIWTSNKSNMAMLRGNSNKEHEIFTISSDSEDEPIITTDTSKTKLILTKNDNIDSVSDNNSKMLNVKYKPGPLSKRNVSVCDVKINSTNKIIPLNTELGQKKLSNVKCLSTTMRKRKPGPKSKTMFVGDMVSSNSKNKEPVEKKICHNKVITDEKSKTNLSNCDSAKKLEVAKQHNLRFKFLSSKYPPPYPLIPPHNTQPLWKNVPPIPNMTIKTSGNKVTLIWDLNLKSDTAEIKMYELFVCQETDAHPDISMWKNKGNIEADKLPMACELEVFDLGYIYHFALRAVDVHNRRAPFALQKAKI, from the exons atgaatgaaaacaaaatgaataatgatgagtTTCAAGAAATCAACGACCAAGAACAAGAACCTCAAATTGCTATTGAATTAGACAATGAAATAATTCAACTCCCTTTATCAacctttaatgatatattagaCAGAGAAATTACTGACTATATCTTGAATGATGAAACTgatgaagataatattattgacccAAAAGAGTTGGTAAATGTTGAGGTTTGGAAAAAAAGATATAAAGATTTGGAGATTCAAGCCAAAGCGTttcatataatagtaaaaaattttgaaagagatttaaaaaaagatatgtTTGCTCAACCACAGAGGTGTATGGCTGCTTCAGTTAGTCAAGATGTTAAAATTTGGACTAGCAACAAATCGAACAT GGCCATGCTCCGTGGGAATTCTAATAAGGaacatgaaatatttacaatatcatCAGATAGTGAGGATGAACCTATCATTACAACTGATACATCAAAAACCAAACTAATTCtaacaaaaaatgataatattgattcAGTATCAGATAATAATTCCAAAATGTTGAATGTCAAATATAAGCCAGGTCCGCTATCAAAAAGAAATGTTTCTGTGTgtgatgtaaaaattaatagtaccaataaaataatccCACTAAATACTGAATTAGGCCAAAAAAAGTTAAGTAATGTAAAATGCTTATCTACAACTATGCGTAAACGGAAACCTGGGCCAAAATCAAAGACAATGTTTGTCGGTGATATGGTTTCttctaattctaaaaataaggaacctgttgaaaaaaaaatttgtcataACAAAGTTATTACTgatgaaaaatcaaaaacaaatttgtcGAATTGCGATTCAGCAAAAAAATTAGAAGTTGCTAAACAGCATAATTTACGCTTCAAGTTTTTAAGTTCAAAGTATCCACCACCTTATCCCTTAATACCGCCACATAACACACAACCATTGTGGAAAAATGTACCACCAATACCTAATATGACAATCAAAACTTCTGGAAATAAAGTGACATTAATTTGGGATTTGAATTTGAAATCTGATACAGCAGAAATCAAGAtgtatgaattatttgtatGCCAAGAAACAGATGCACATCCTGACATCTCAATGTGGAAAAATAAGGGTAATATAGAAGCAGATAAGTTGCCTATGGCTTGTGAACTAGAAGTGTTTGATTTAggatatatttatcattttgctCTGAGAGCAGTGGATGTTCACAATAGACGGGCCCCTTTTGCTTTACAAAAAGCTAAgatttag
- the LOC132923140 gene encoding histone H2B-like, which produces MAPGGKCAGKVMKKSSDKAQKNIAKYDKKRKPNRKESYAIYIYKVLKQVHPNIGISSKAMNIMNSLVNDLFEQITDESSRLTHYDERLTITSREIQTAVRLLLPGELAKHAVSEATKAVTKYTNSK; this is translated from the coding sequence ATGGCTCCGGGAGGTAAATGTGCTGGAAAGGTGATGAAAAAATCGTCCGACAAGGCCCAAAAGAACATCGCCAAATATGACAAGAAGCGCAAGCCAAACAGGAAAGAATCATATGCCATCTACATCTACAAAGTATTAAAACAAGTACACCCCAACATCGGCATCTCATCTAAAGCCATGAATATCATGAATAGTTTGGTCAACGATCTTTTCGAGCAAATTACCGACGAATCTAGTCGACTGACTCACTACGACGAACGTTTGACAATCACCAGTCGGGAAATTCAAACTGCTGTCCGATTATTGTTGCCCGGTGAATTGGCTAAGCACGCAGTCAGTGAGGCTACCAAAGCTGTCACCAAATACACCAATTCAAAATAG